Proteins encoded in a region of the Neoarius graeffei isolate fNeoGra1 chromosome 3, fNeoGra1.pri, whole genome shotgun sequence genome:
- the fgfbp2b gene encoding fibroblast growth factor-binding protein 2b, protein MRVTFQVAFLLACCVWAIIAQAQRSNQDNSSYSNPDEITSNDRTGRTEPIRFSNKAKDDCLMVVSSYRNFTKLRVSCKTKDKSYWCNYLGKPNLCQAYNNKPRHYFTQIMWEMRKLQNSCQGLRTYKPKMCRSAADQAQMVFYASWPKIQKQHQPGKAGPTFKKPKPQQPAKEGSKPVRNPALKPIQPQKPAKTTTQRPTETPTSWAEKVAEQHCWTSVQDICSFFLGWFK, encoded by the coding sequence ATGAGAGTTACGTTCCAAGTTGCCTTCTTGCTAGCATGCTGCGTTTGGGCTATAATCGCTCAGGCTCAGAGAAGCAATCAGGATAACAGCAGTTACAGCAATCCAGATGAAATAACTAGCAATGATAGAACTGGAAGGACTGAGCCAATCCGCTTCAGCAACAAAGCCAAAGACGATTGTTTAATGGTCGTATCAAGCTACAGGAACTTCACAAAACTGCGCGTTTCCTGTAAAACCAAGGACAAGTCATATTGGTGCAATTACCTTGGTAAGCCAAACCTGTGCCAGGCCTACAACAACAAACCACGCCACTATTTTACCCAGATCATGTGGGAGATGCGCAAATTGCAGAATTCCTGCCAGGGCCTTCGCACATATAAACCGAAAATGTGCCGCTCTGCAGCAGATCAAGCACAGATGGTATTCTATGCATCCTGGCCCAAAATTCAGAAACAACACCAACCTGGTAAGGCTGGTCCAACATTCAAGAAGCCGAAGCCACAGCAGCCTGCAAAGGAAGGCTCAAAGCCAGTTAGGAATCCTGCTCTCAAACCTATTCAGCCTCAGAAACCTGCTAAAACCACCACACAGAGACCCACAGAGACACCCACGAGCTGGGCAGAAAAAGTAGCAGAGCAGCACTGTTGGACGAGCGTACAGGATATCTGTTCCTTCTTCCTCGGCTGGTTCAAGTGA
- the fgfbp1b gene encoding fibroblast growth factor-binding protein 1, with amino-acid sequence MRLCGNLAMFLLLAWLAPCNLARREKGKEGKKKDGAENGAVSGGGGEFSGAAGERCTWTVSGEKQLALKVTCLVMKKGKPRSGYTCEYTGEPALCIRFASSPRAFWKQISRSLKQHLCRDAHETLQARMCKNGPARAHFRLLNPVKDITMTTPAVRAGLLEDTPTTECVRRADHLELAQEKCGAAWASFCNFLFSMVQSKDC; translated from the coding sequence ATGCGGCTGTGCGGAAATCTCGCGATGTTTCTGCTGCTGGCCTGGCTCGCGCCGTGCAACTTGGCACGTCGTGAAAAagggaaagaaggaaagaaaaaagacgGAGCAGAGAACGGAGCGGTTTCCGGTGGAGGAGGGGAGTTCTCTGGAGCAGCCGGAGAGCGGTGCACGTGGACGGTAAGCGGAGAGAAGCAGCTCGCGTTGAAAGTCACGTGCCTCGTGATGAAGAAGGGGAAGCCCCGGAGCGGTTACACCTGTGAGTACACCGGCGAGCCCGCGCTCTGCATCCGGTTCGCGTCCAGCCCGCGCGCCTTCTGGAAGCAGATCTCCCGCAGCCTGAAGCAGCACCTGTGCAGAGACGCTCACGAGACGCTCCAAGCGCGCATGTGCAAAAACGGGCCTGCGCGCGCTCACTTTCGGCTCCTCAATCCAGTGAAAGACATCACCATGACGACGCCCGCGGTGAGGGCGGGGCTTCTGGAGGACACGCCTACAACGGAATGCGTGCGACGCGCTGATCATCTAGAGCTCGCGCAAGAAAAGTGCGGGGCAGCGTGGGCGAGTTTCTGCAACTTTCTGTTCAGTATGGTCCAGAGTAAAGACtgctga